Proteins from a single region of Phycisphaeraceae bacterium D3-23:
- a CDS encoding S49 family peptidase translates to MSISDNPQPAGSPQPPINPAGTSSAPPPPPGYVPAIYVEQPSASGGFNKILIYILLVLLLFSVTLNVYLRGPIKTIANALTATGPSETAYTPPVGDKQPEDRVAVVVVSGAIDGPTAEYCRQAFAKLEQNPPKAVVLRVESGGGGVTASDQIWHYINNFKAEHPDVPVVASFGAVAASGGYYIAMPCDYIFHERTGITGSIGVLAQVPAFGGLIERHGVEMNMVIATNSPNKDDANDLFVEWYDEEGNLTEDGTEAVAVLSNLVDDAYDTFFQVVLDGRTTMDAAITEAEMRAAATGKIFIGEEALTAKLVDEIGYLDDAIAYAAAQAKMKGDPEITVMREPEAFSVLSLLAEREGADFTNLTGEDLHQLIEEATAVRLEYRWASP, encoded by the coding sequence ATGAGCATTTCCGATAACCCGCAGCCCGCCGGCAGCCCCCAGCCCCCAATCAATCCCGCCGGCACCTCCAGCGCGCCGCCGCCCCCGCCCGGCTACGTCCCGGCGATCTACGTCGAGCAGCCCAGCGCGTCGGGCGGCTTCAACAAGATCCTCATCTACATCCTCCTCGTCCTGCTCCTCTTCTCCGTCACGCTGAACGTCTACCTGCGTGGCCCGATCAAGACGATCGCCAATGCACTCACCGCGACGGGGCCGAGCGAGACGGCCTACACCCCGCCCGTTGGTGATAAGCAGCCCGAAGACCGCGTCGCCGTCGTCGTCGTCTCCGGCGCGATCGACGGCCCGACCGCGGAGTACTGCCGCCAAGCCTTCGCCAAGCTCGAGCAGAACCCGCCCAAGGCCGTCGTCCTCCGCGTCGAGTCCGGCGGCGGGGGGGTGACCGCCTCGGACCAGATCTGGCACTACATCAACAACTTCAAGGCCGAGCACCCCGACGTCCCCGTCGTCGCCAGCTTCGGCGCCGTCGCCGCCAGCGGCGGGTACTACATCGCCATGCCCTGCGACTACATCTTCCACGAGCGCACCGGCATCACCGGCAGCATCGGCGTCCTCGCGCAGGTCCCGGCCTTCGGTGGGCTCATCGAACGTCACGGCGTCGAGATGAATATGGTCATCGCCACCAACTCCCCCAACAAAGACGACGCCAACGACCTCTTCGTCGAGTGGTACGACGAGGAAGGCAACCTGACCGAGGACGGCACTGAGGCCGTCGCCGTGCTGAGCAACCTCGTCGACGACGCCTACGACACGTTCTTCCAGGTTGTGCTCGACGGCCGAACGACGATGGACGCCGCGATCACCGAGGCCGAGATGCGTGCCGCCGCGACGGGCAAAATCTTCATCGGCGAAGAGGCGCTCACCGCAAAGCTGGTTGACGAGATCGGCTACCTCGACGACGCGATCGCCTACGCCGCGGCCCAAGCGAAGATGAAGGGTGACCCCGAAATTACCGTCATGCGCGAGCCCGAGGCGTTCAGCGTGCTGTCCCTGCTCGCCGAGCGCGAAGGGGCCGACTTCACCAACCTCACGGGCGAAGACCTGCATCAGCTGATCGAGGAGGCCACCGCCGTCCGCCTCGAGTACCGCTGGGCCAGCCCCTAA
- a CDS encoding cupin domain-containing protein, whose protein sequence is MLIRNPDDVEAKTMAMPGAEGVEMRLMVGRDDGAPNFAMRIFDVEPGGQTPHHQHNYEHEIMVLAGEGEAYSGDTPHPVKQGDVLFVPANEVHQFRNTGDKPFRFMCLVPTAFDCGAEGCKPTPGS, encoded by the coding sequence ATGCTGATCCGAAACCCCGACGATGTTGAAGCGAAGACGATGGCCATGCCCGGGGCCGAGGGTGTCGAGATGCGGCTGATGGTCGGCCGCGACGACGGCGCGCCTAACTTCGCGATGCGCATCTTCGACGTCGAGCCCGGCGGGCAGACGCCCCACCACCAGCACAACTACGAGCACGAGATCATGGTCCTCGCCGGCGAAGGCGAGGCCTACAGCGGCGACACGCCTCACCCGGTCAAGCAGGGCGACGTGCTGTTCGTCCCGGCCAACGAAGTGCATCAGTTCCGCAACACGGGCGACAAGCCGTTCCGCTTTATGTGCCTGGTTCCGACCGCGTTCGACTGCGGGGCCGAGGGCTGCAAGCCGACGCCCGGCTCGTAA
- a CDS encoding DUF1080 domain-containing protein, producing the protein MTKLFTLALATTLLTNCLAGCCAPSPSELEDEYDTPQADPPAVSLLDSDLTHWDKLNFGADGEVFVEDDVLHMDMGGPLTGVVYNGDIAELLGEPLENYEITLEAQRLQGNDFFVGLTFPVGTVGHVTLIMGGWGGGLVGLSSLDHADASMNPTTQLMQFESDRWYSVRVAVTGTHIRVWLDEDEVISVNRADHERYDLRGEVMDTAPLGLCCFQTHAAYRDIVVRRLP; encoded by the coding sequence ATGACCAAGCTATTCACCCTTGCCCTGGCCACCACATTACTCACCAACTGTCTCGCCGGCTGCTGTGCGCCTTCTCCCAGCGAATTGGAAGATGAGTACGACACACCGCAAGCCGATCCGCCAGCGGTTTCACTCCTCGACTCCGACCTCACCCACTGGGACAAGCTCAACTTCGGCGCGGACGGCGAAGTCTTCGTCGAAGACGATGTCCTGCACATGGATATGGGCGGCCCGCTGACCGGCGTTGTCTACAACGGCGACATCGCCGAGCTCCTGGGCGAACCGCTAGAAAACTACGAGATTACGCTTGAAGCTCAGCGCCTCCAGGGCAACGACTTCTTCGTCGGCCTCACCTTCCCCGTGGGCACTGTCGGCCACGTCACCCTCATCATGGGCGGCTGGGGCGGCGGGCTGGTTGGCCTCTCGTCCCTTGACCACGCCGACGCGTCGATGAACCCGACGACCCAGCTCATGCAGTTCGAGTCTGACCGCTGGTACAGCGTCCGTGTCGCTGTGACAGGCACACACATCCGCGTCTGGCTCGATGAGGACGAAGTCATCAGCGTGAACCGTGCCGACCACGAGCGCTACGACCTGCGCGGCGAAGTCATGGACACCGCGCCGCTCGGGCTGTGCTGCTTCCAGACCCACGCGGCGTATCGGGACATCGTGGTCAGGCGTTTGCCTTGA
- a CDS encoding alpha/beta hydrolase: MTPDFALFERPELFEIDTWGRQADDLHTVIQATHYGDLDRSGSWDESNWSVVYFGHSRGGVTSTLAAGRNCEPAFYEQYWPGLKRSMPPTALITAAAPDYACNLDDLAKEQLRTEGRLLSPSGRTGQDLYVGKAWLDEIDRDPELYDPVLAAAHVKCPTLIIHGSGDTTVPVECAHNLHRAATPNSRLEIIDGASHVFDCPNPLPIDTPWAEVPAATRELIDLTVAYAVEQCEKARSA, from the coding sequence ATGACGCCTGACTTTGCGCTGTTCGAGCGGCCCGAGTTGTTCGAGATCGACACCTGGGGCCGCCAGGCCGATGACCTGCATACTGTCATCCAGGCCACCCACTACGGCGACTTAGACCGGAGCGGTTCATGGGACGAGTCCAACTGGTCGGTGGTCTACTTTGGCCACAGCCGGGGCGGGGTGACGAGCACACTTGCCGCAGGGCGGAACTGTGAGCCGGCGTTTTACGAGCAGTACTGGCCTGGCCTCAAGCGGTCGATGCCCCCCACCGCCCTCATCACCGCCGCGGCCCCCGACTACGCCTGCAACCTCGACGACCTCGCGAAGGAACAACTGCGTACCGAGGGGCGGCTGCTCTCGCCGTCGGGGCGTACGGGGCAGGACCTCTACGTCGGCAAGGCCTGGCTCGACGAGATCGATCGGGACCCGGAGTTGTACGACCCGGTCCTCGCGGCCGCGCATGTGAAGTGCCCGACGCTCATCATCCACGGCAGCGGGGACACGACCGTGCCCGTCGAATGTGCCCACAACCTGCACCGCGCGGCGACGCCCAATAGCCGTCTTGAGATCATCGACGGCGCGTCACATGTGTTCGACTGCCCCAACCCGCTGCCGATCGACACGCCGTGGGCCGAGGTGCCCGCCGCGACGCGGGAGCTGATCGACCTGACGGTGGCATACGCGGTGGAGCAGTGCGAGAAGGCACGTTCCGCGTAG
- a CDS encoding glycoside hydrolase family 130 protein, with product MAKLINTPALPHMPWEDRPAGCAGPIWRYTNNPIVSRDDKPGCNSIFNSAAIAFDGRDDTRFAGVFRCDTRELRMKLHAGFSADGLKWDIKPEPIDWIVPEGVDPVGECYDPRVVKIDNWYYIIWCNCWHGPTVGLGYTDDFKTFHLIENATLPYNRNGVLFPRKFPAKDGAGGDDYLLLSRPCDAGHSAMGDIFLSRSKDLIHWGRHKYVMGREQPWESTKVGAGPAPIETDAGWLLIYHGVLTTCNGYVYRIGAALLDRDEPWKVVARAKPYLMGPWEDYECVGDVPNVTFPCAALADGDTGRIAIYYGCADTVTGIAFCEVGALVDWIKANA from the coding sequence ATGGCCAAACTCATCAATACCCCAGCCCTGCCGCACATGCCTTGGGAAGACAGGCCCGCCGGCTGTGCTGGCCCCATTTGGCGATACACGAACAACCCGATTGTCTCACGCGACGACAAACCTGGGTGTAACAGCATCTTCAACAGCGCCGCGATCGCGTTCGACGGCAGGGACGACACCCGTTTCGCCGGCGTCTTCCGCTGTGATACGCGCGAGCTGCGCATGAAACTCCACGCCGGATTCTCCGCCGACGGGCTCAAGTGGGACATCAAGCCCGAGCCGATCGACTGGATCGTGCCCGAAGGCGTCGATCCGGTCGGCGAATGCTACGACCCGCGCGTCGTCAAGATCGACAACTGGTACTACATCATCTGGTGCAACTGCTGGCACGGCCCCACCGTCGGGCTCGGCTACACCGACGACTTCAAGACGTTCCACCTCATCGAAAACGCGACGCTCCCCTATAACCGCAACGGCGTCCTGTTCCCGCGCAAGTTCCCGGCCAAGGACGGCGCGGGCGGCGACGACTACCTGCTGCTGTCGCGCCCCTGCGACGCGGGGCACTCGGCGATGGGCGATATCTTCCTGAGCCGCAGTAAAGACCTCATCCACTGGGGCCGGCACAAATACGTCATGGGGCGCGAGCAGCCGTGGGAATCGACGAAGGTCGGCGCGGGCCCGGCACCGATCGAGACCGACGCCGGCTGGCTGCTGATCTACCACGGCGTACTCACCACCTGCAATGGCTATGTCTACCGTATCGGCGCGGCGCTGCTTGACCGCGACGAGCCGTGGAAGGTGGTCGCGCGGGCCAAGCCGTATCTGATGGGGCCCTGGGAAGACTACGAGTGCGTCGGCGACGTGCCCAACGTCACCTTCCCCTGCGCCGCACTGGCGGATGGCGACACGGGGCGCATCGCGATCTACTACGGCTGCGCGGACACGGTCACGGGCATCGCGTTTTGCGAGGTGGGTGCGTTGGTGGATTGGATCAAGGCAAACGCCTGA
- a CDS encoding isocitrate/isopropylmalate dehydrogenase family protein, whose translation MSKTFPIVVIPGDGIGPEVTSATLKVLEAADAPLTYHTHQAGLPALDATGEVMPAATLDAIREHKTAIKGPCTTPVGKGFRSVNVQLRQTLGLYAAIRPVRNLEGVPTRYEDVDLVVFRENTEGLYAGVENAIVPGVVTSLKIVTEKASLRIARAAFAYAKKRGRKKVTVFHKANIMKMSDGLFLELVDKVHTEEFPEVAYDTCIIDAGCMKIVQDPTQFDVLLMENFYGDVVSDLCAGLVGGLGVTPGANIGADCAVFEAVHGSAPDIAGQNKANPLALIMSAVMMLNYLHEQHGDDNVKQCAERIKQAYNAALAEGDKTGDLGGKLSTTEFADAVAKRV comes from the coding sequence ATGTCCAAGACGTTCCCCATTGTTGTGATCCCCGGCGACGGGATCGGGCCCGAGGTCACGAGCGCGACGCTCAAGGTGCTCGAGGCCGCCGACGCCCCGCTAACCTACCACACGCACCAGGCCGGGCTCCCCGCGCTCGACGCGACCGGCGAGGTGATGCCCGCCGCGACGCTCGACGCGATCCGTGAACACAAGACCGCGATCAAGGGCCCCTGCACCACGCCGGTCGGCAAGGGCTTCCGCTCGGTCAACGTGCAACTCCGCCAGACGCTCGGGCTCTACGCAGCGATCCGGCCCGTGCGGAACCTGGAAGGTGTGCCCACACGATACGAAGATGTCGACCTCGTCGTCTTCCGTGAAAACACGGAGGGGCTCTACGCCGGCGTCGAGAACGCGATCGTCCCGGGCGTCGTGACCTCGCTGAAGATCGTCACCGAGAAGGCCTCGCTGCGGATCGCGCGGGCGGCGTTTGCCTACGCCAAGAAGCGTGGCCGAAAGAAGGTGACGGTTTTTCATAAGGCCAACATCATGAAGATGTCGGACGGGCTTTTCCTTGAGCTGGTCGATAAGGTCCACACCGAGGAGTTCCCCGAGGTGGCCTACGACACCTGCATCATCGACGCGGGCTGCATGAAGATCGTGCAGGACCCGACGCAGTTCGACGTGCTGCTCATGGAAAACTTCTATGGGGATGTGGTCAGCGACCTGTGCGCCGGGCTCGTCGGCGGGCTGGGTGTGACGCCTGGCGCGAATATCGGCGCCGACTGCGCGGTGTTCGAGGCCGTCCACGGCAGCGCCCCCGATATCGCCGGTCAAAACAAAGCCAACCCGCTCGCGCTCATCATGTCGGCGGTGATGATGCTGAACTACCTCCACGAGCAGCACGGCGACGACAACGTGAAACAGTGCGCCGAGCGGATCAAGCAGGCGTACAACGCCGCGCTGGCCGAGGGCGACAAGACCGGCGACCTGGGCGGCAAGCTGAGCACCACCGAGTTCGCGGACGCGGTGGCGAAGCGGGTGTAG
- a CDS encoding DnaJ domain-containing protein: MGFWPGKSKQPGDADWRNRRAERFGTASVKCQLGSVVDMSATGMRLLCDKKPPVAVGNVYATKISFDDGAMPLQVQVRWIKRRGLRQFELGLQFVALKSGADRVLEAVARFGMASAAKSAKETSAGGKPGVKNSRASKRPHLSTDLPDYFAVMNLKRDATPQQIKVSYRKLAVALHPDRCDAPDAMEKFERLHEAYEVLSDSKRRETYLEMTG; the protein is encoded by the coding sequence ATGGGGTTTTGGCCTGGTAAATCCAAACAGCCCGGCGACGCCGACTGGCGTAACCGACGCGCCGAACGCTTCGGCACCGCCTCGGTCAAGTGCCAGCTTGGCTCGGTCGTGGACATGTCCGCCACAGGCATGCGCCTGCTCTGCGACAAGAAGCCACCCGTCGCCGTCGGCAACGTCTACGCCACGAAGATCAGCTTCGATGACGGCGCGATGCCGCTGCAGGTCCAGGTCCGCTGGATCAAACGCCGTGGACTTCGCCAGTTCGAACTCGGCCTCCAGTTTGTCGCGCTCAAGAGCGGCGCAGACCGCGTCCTCGAAGCCGTCGCAAGATTCGGGATGGCCTCCGCCGCGAAGTCGGCCAAGGAGACCTCCGCCGGCGGTAAGCCGGGCGTGAAGAACAGCCGGGCGTCGAAGCGGCCCCACCTCAGCACGGACCTGCCCGACTACTTCGCGGTGATGAACCTGAAACGCGACGCGACCCCCCAGCAGATCAAGGTCAGCTACCGCAAGCTCGCCGTCGCCCTGCACCCCGACCGTTGCGACGCCCCGGACGCGATGGAGAAGTTCGAGCGTCTGCACGAGGCCTACGAGGTGCTCTCCGACAGCAAACGCCGTGAGACGTACCTTGAGATGACCGGGTAA
- a CDS encoding LarC family nickel insertion protein, translating to MTIHLHIDPFSGIAGDMFLGALVDLGADLDAVRAALAKLPVEKPYAIRSRRVQKLGIGAVDLTVEVEGGTESAGDAAGHSHDHGHSHDHGHSHDHDHGHDHSHTHGHAHSHEHAHGHSHSDDHHHTGYREIMAMVAVLDTTPRGKARAGEVVTRLAQAESRVHGVPMESIHFHEVGAVDSIVDMLGSVVALELLGVETLSCGPLPLSRGMVRCAHGLMPVPAPATAYLMQGLPTIGVDRVGELVTPTGAALVAGLCDHFGPPPAMTLGEIGYGAGDRDDAQVPNLLRVLLGETVAAGDLGPVSASNAGCATAGH from the coding sequence ATGACGATCCATCTGCACATCGACCCGTTCAGCGGCATCGCTGGGGATATGTTTCTCGGGGCGCTCGTCGATCTTGGGGCCGACCTGGACGCGGTCCGGGCGGCGCTGGCGAAACTCCCCGTAGAGAAGCCCTATGCGATCCGGTCACGCCGAGTCCAGAAGCTGGGGATCGGCGCGGTGGACCTGACCGTGGAGGTCGAGGGTGGCACTGAGTCGGCGGGCGATGCGGCAGGACACAGTCACGACCACGGGCACAGCCACGATCATGGCCATTCCCACGACCACGATCACGGGCATGACCACAGCCACACGCATGGCCACGCCCATAGCCATGAGCACGCTCACGGCCACAGCCATTCCGACGACCATCACCACACCGGCTACCGCGAGATCATGGCGATGGTCGCGGTGCTCGACACCACCCCGCGCGGCAAGGCGAGGGCCGGCGAGGTCGTGACACGCCTCGCGCAGGCCGAGTCGCGGGTCCACGGCGTGCCGATGGAGTCGATCCACTTCCACGAGGTCGGCGCGGTCGATTCGATCGTCGATATGCTTGGCTCGGTGGTCGCGTTGGAGCTGCTCGGCGTCGAGACGCTGTCGTGCGGGCCGCTGCCGCTGAGCCGGGGAATGGTGCGCTGCGCCCACGGTCTGATGCCGGTGCCCGCGCCGGCGACGGCGTACCTCATGCAGGGACTGCCGACGATCGGCGTTGATCGTGTGGGCGAACTCGTCACCCCGACGGGCGCGGCGTTGGTCGCCGGGCTGTGCGATCACTTTGGCCCCCCGCCGGCGATGACGCTGGGTGAGATCGGCTACGGCGCGGGCGACCGCGACGACGCGCAGGTGCCTAACCTCCTGCGCGTCCTGCTGGGCGAAACGGTCGCCGCGGGCGACCTGGGCCCGGTCTCCGCCTCGAACGCCGGCTGCGCCACAGCCGGCCACTGA
- a CDS encoding M48 family metallopeptidase has translation MHLLLLGLFLGVFLHDVSTPGPGVTEALPSEAWPGLGLGPVVSCVLLPKLIFLMVYTVTCRLTLRKLGTKAGPAWIRRTDQLTGLMPLLLLTLYASDLTVGALRWARVPFRHTVLIDELLVMLPTLSTLILTWLVYFPIDRRLRESGLISRVDQGLALYPLPTRGQYVLAQLRHQVALLFVPLLIIAAWSESVVLLGPDFDGPLSQTQAFLLAPAGALGVFLLAPLIIRYLWDTAPLPEGEIRDAMSALCRQHKVKVRELLLWRTYGVLINAAVMGMVGQLRFILLSDALLDQLSREEVEAVMAHEIAHVRKHHMFWMLLVLIAALGLGEQLVQYGFITLDNALSRYGPWQIAGVDVRSVLRDEQSQIVAIALVSFAAALLVFGWVSRRIERQADVFAARHMAEQAEQPQRDAHGRIVFDAVACHTMIGALQRVAVLNHIPTQRKSWRHGSIRWRQDHLRSIIGQPIHDAGVDRVLWRIKAAALAAALLLGVLYWLQWSDGSEAPALVEAAGIIRRLV, from the coding sequence ATGCACCTGCTGTTGTTGGGTCTATTCCTCGGGGTCTTCCTCCACGACGTCTCCACACCGGGGCCCGGTGTCACCGAAGCGCTGCCGAGCGAGGCCTGGCCCGGGCTTGGCCTCGGGCCGGTCGTTTCGTGCGTATTGCTGCCCAAGCTCATCTTCCTGATGGTCTACACCGTGACCTGCCGGCTAACCCTACGCAAGCTGGGTACAAAGGCGGGGCCCGCATGGATACGGCGAACCGACCAGCTCACCGGGCTGATGCCGCTGCTCCTGCTCACGCTCTACGCCAGCGACCTCACCGTCGGCGCACTCCGCTGGGCGCGCGTCCCATTTCGGCACACCGTGTTGATCGACGAACTCCTCGTCATGCTCCCGACGCTGTCGACACTCATCCTGACGTGGCTGGTGTATTTTCCCATCGACCGCCGTCTGCGCGAGTCGGGGTTGATCAGCCGGGTCGACCAGGGGCTCGCGCTCTACCCGCTGCCGACACGCGGGCAGTACGTCCTCGCGCAGCTCCGGCACCAAGTCGCGCTTCTGTTCGTGCCGCTACTCATCATCGCCGCGTGGTCCGAGAGTGTGGTTCTGCTGGGACCCGATTTCGATGGGCCGTTGTCACAGACGCAGGCGTTCCTGCTCGCGCCGGCCGGTGCGCTGGGGGTCTTTCTGCTCGCGCCGCTCATCATCCGCTACCTGTGGGACACCGCGCCGCTACCCGAGGGCGAGATCCGCGACGCCATGTCGGCCCTGTGTCGGCAGCACAAGGTCAAAGTCCGTGAGCTGCTGCTCTGGCGGACGTACGGTGTCCTCATCAACGCGGCTGTCATGGGCATGGTCGGCCAGCTTCGTTTCATCCTGCTCTCCGATGCGCTGCTCGACCAGCTCAGCCGGGAGGAGGTCGAGGCGGTGATGGCCCACGAGATCGCGCATGTCCGGAAGCACCATATGTTCTGGATGCTGTTGGTGCTGATCGCGGCACTCGGGCTGGGCGAGCAGCTCGTGCAGTACGGCTTCATCACACTCGACAACGCCCTATCCCGCTACGGCCCCTGGCAGATCGCGGGGGTCGATGTGCGGTCGGTGCTGCGCGATGAGCAGTCGCAGATTGTCGCGATCGCGCTGGTGAGCTTCGCGGCGGCGCTGCTGGTGTTCGGCTGGGTCTCGCGCCGCATCGAGCGGCAGGCGGATGTCTTCGCCGCGCGGCATATGGCTGAGCAGGCCGAGCAGCCGCAGCGGGATGCACACGGGCGGATCGTGTTCGATGCGGTCGCCTGTCACACGATGATCGGCGCGCTTCAGCGTGTCGCCGTCCTCAACCATATCCCGACGCAACGCAAGAGCTGGCGTCACGGCTCGATCCGCTGGCGCCAGGACCACCTGCGCTCGATCATCGGCCAGCCGATCCACGACGCCGGGGTCGACCGGGTATTGTGGCGGATCAAAGCGGCGGCGCTTGCGGCGGCGCTGCTGCTCGGGGTGCTCTACTGGCTGCAGTGGTCCGATGGGAGTGAAGCGCCGGCGCTGGTCGAGGCGGCCGGTATAATCCGCCGCTTGGTATGA
- a CDS encoding ribonuclease HI family protein, producing MDCLIHIDGGARGNPGPAAAGVTITTPDGSEPLYEAGFWLGTSTNNEAEYQGLLHALKAAAHIGCMNLTIRSDSELMVKQVLGKYRVKAPNLKPLYQEAVRLLAGFEKWEIGHVRREGNKRADQLANLAMDARADVIAFDTLADES from the coding sequence ATGGACTGCCTGATCCACATCGACGGTGGCGCACGCGGCAACCCCGGCCCCGCTGCGGCCGGCGTCACAATCACCACGCCCGACGGCTCCGAACCGCTCTACGAAGCGGGCTTCTGGCTTGGCACCTCCACGAACAATGAGGCCGAGTACCAAGGGCTGCTTCACGCGCTCAAGGCTGCCGCACACATCGGCTGCATGAACCTCACGATCCGCAGCGACTCCGAGCTCATGGTCAAGCAGGTCCTGGGCAAGTACCGCGTCAAGGCCCCGAATCTCAAGCCGCTGTACCAAGAGGCCGTACGCTTGTTGGCGGGTTTTGAAAAATGGGAGATAGGCCACGTCCGGCGGGAGGGCAACAAGCGGGCCGACCAACTCGCGAACCTCGCGATGGACGCCCGGGCTGATGTTATCGCGTTCGATACTTTGGCCGACGAGTCGTAA
- the dapF gene encoding diaminopimelate epimerase, whose product MRFVKMTGIGNDYVYINCFEETVDDPARQAIAMADRHFGIGSDGLILILPAEDGVDAHVRMRMFNADGSEGEMCGNGIRCVCKMVHDHGIGPDPEANPLSIQTGAGVLSVSYEVDAVGKVKHVRVDMGTPLLEPEQVPIDADALVQTDQPQTFKVSVPGTTQRFNATFVSVGNPHAVVFLDEVDDERREALLAWGKALERHEAFPSRMNIHFVQVLDRQHVRVLHWERGSGPTLACGTGACAVCVAGVLTQRTEPEITAHLPGGDLKLNWVQATRPNTGHVFMTGPAAEVFTGEWTG is encoded by the coding sequence ATGCGTTTTGTGAAGATGACGGGGATCGGCAACGACTACGTCTACATCAATTGCTTCGAGGAGACGGTCGATGATCCCGCGCGGCAGGCGATCGCCATGGCCGACCGGCACTTCGGTATCGGCAGCGACGGGCTGATCCTGATCCTCCCCGCAGAAGATGGTGTCGATGCGCATGTCCGCATGCGCATGTTCAACGCGGATGGCAGCGAGGGCGAGATGTGCGGCAACGGCATCCGCTGCGTCTGCAAGATGGTGCATGACCACGGTATCGGCCCCGACCCGGAGGCCAACCCGCTCAGCATCCAGACCGGCGCGGGCGTGCTTTCCGTGTCGTACGAGGTTGATGCCGTGGGCAAGGTCAAGCACGTGAGGGTCGATATGGGCACACCCCTCCTCGAACCTGAGCAGGTCCCTATTGATGCCGATGCGTTAGTGCAGACCGACCAGCCCCAGACATTCAAGGTCAGCGTGCCGGGCACGACGCAGCGATTTAACGCGACGTTCGTCTCGGTCGGCAACCCCCACGCCGTGGTGTTTCTAGACGAAGTCGATGACGAGCGCCGCGAAGCGTTGCTGGCGTGGGGCAAGGCGCTGGAACGCCACGAGGCATTCCCCAGCCGGATGAACATCCACTTTGTTCAGGTGCTCGACCGGCAGCACGTGCGTGTACTGCATTGGGAACGGGGCAGCGGACCAACACTCGCCTGCGGCACCGGCGCGTGTGCGGTATGTGTTGCGGGCGTCCTCACCCAGCGCACCGAGCCCGAGATCACCGCGCACCTGCCCGGCGGCGACCTCAAGCTCAATTGGGTCCAGGCAACGCGACCCAACACCGGGCACGTTTTCATGACCGGCCCCGCGGCCGAGGTCTTCACCGGCGAGTGGACGGGCTGA
- a CDS encoding C4-type zinc ribbon domain-containing protein yields the protein MSLQDQLRAFYELDQRVRAMRSRLDAAINRQAAQERKKSQLDQQAAELQAQHKQHQAKAALLESEASGLEARITGLRDKMNAVTSNKEYSALLVEVNTGKLEQSKQEELALAAMTKVEELAGELEALQARVQEQDRIAKAAATDVEEARSEVGEQLDALSRERDEAGEPLSPAVRKQFDRLCVVHDGEAMAGIEEQNKRRMEYTCDGCFTLIPVETVNTLITRPDEVITCSNCERILFVSDEIRSSLSGAKS from the coding sequence TTGTCCCTCCAAGACCAGCTCCGAGCGTTCTACGAGCTCGACCAACGCGTCCGCGCGATGCGCTCGCGCCTGGACGCCGCGATCAACCGACAGGCCGCCCAAGAACGCAAGAAGTCGCAGCTCGACCAACAGGCTGCCGAACTCCAGGCCCAGCACAAACAACACCAGGCCAAGGCCGCGCTGCTCGAGTCCGAGGCCAGCGGTCTCGAAGCCAGGATCACCGGGCTCCGTGACAAGATGAATGCCGTCACGAGCAACAAGGAATACTCCGCGTTGCTGGTCGAGGTGAACACGGGCAAGCTCGAGCAGAGCAAGCAGGAAGAACTCGCGCTCGCCGCGATGACGAAGGTCGAAGAACTCGCCGGCGAACTTGAAGCACTGCAGGCTCGTGTCCAGGAGCAGGATCGCATCGCCAAGGCCGCAGCGACAGACGTCGAAGAGGCCCGCAGCGAAGTCGGCGAACAGCTCGACGCGCTCAGCCGCGAGCGCGACGAGGCGGGCGAGCCCCTAAGCCCCGCCGTACGCAAGCAGTTTGACCGGCTCTGCGTCGTCCACGACGGCGAAGCAATGGCCGGGATCGAAGAGCAGAACAAGCGACGCATGGAGTACACCTGCGATGGTTGCTTCACGCTCATCCCCGTTGAGACCGTCAACACACTCATCACCCGGCCCGACGAAGTGATCACCTGCAGCAACTGTGAACGTATCCTCTTCGTCTCCGACGAGATCCGAAGCTCGCTCTCGGGGGCGAAGTCCTGA